The Achromobacter deleyi genome has a window encoding:
- a CDS encoding FAD-binding oxidoreductase codes for MTAGVAESLLAALRARLGQEWVWTGADAEPFLTDQRRLLHGRALAVVRPADAEEVAAVLRLCRAAGVPVVPQGGNTGLMGGATPDASGQAVLLSLGRLNRVLAVDTDNDTITVQAGCVLANVQEAASQANRLFPLSLGSEGSCTLGGNLSTNAGGTQVLRYGNARDLTLGLEVVTAEGEIWNGLRGLRKDNTGYSLRDLYIGSEGTLGVITAATLKLYPLPAGQDSAFVAFASIESALAFLSLARQRLGAALTAFELIGQAVLALVARHVPEQPQPLPALAQPWYALLETSGDDSGAALLQLAQDALEAGVVADAAVAQSLQQASAFWRLRDEAIGVAQARDGGNVKHDISVPISRVPMFLQNTAQALQALQPGLRPMAFGHLGDGNLHYNVSHDPGQPVARLFELEERIHDLVHAQAHAQGGSISAEHGIGQFKRDALPRFKSPLELALMRRIKQALDPLNLMNPGKVL; via the coding sequence ATGACGGCCGGCGTCGCCGAATCGCTGTTGGCGGCCTTGCGCGCACGGCTGGGGCAGGAATGGGTCTGGACCGGCGCGGACGCCGAGCCATTCCTGACCGACCAGCGCCGCCTGCTGCATGGCCGGGCGCTGGCGGTGGTGCGTCCGGCGGACGCCGAGGAAGTGGCCGCCGTGCTGCGCCTGTGCCGCGCGGCCGGCGTGCCGGTGGTGCCGCAGGGCGGCAACACCGGACTGATGGGCGGCGCCACGCCGGACGCAAGCGGACAGGCGGTGCTGCTGTCGCTGGGCCGGCTGAACCGGGTGCTGGCCGTGGACACCGACAATGACACGATCACCGTCCAGGCGGGTTGCGTGCTGGCCAACGTGCAGGAGGCCGCGAGCCAGGCGAACCGGCTGTTTCCGCTGAGCCTGGGTTCCGAGGGCAGCTGCACCCTGGGCGGCAACCTGTCGACCAACGCGGGCGGCACCCAGGTGCTGCGCTATGGCAATGCGCGCGACCTGACGCTGGGGCTGGAGGTGGTGACGGCCGAGGGCGAGATCTGGAATGGCCTGCGCGGCCTGCGCAAGGACAACACCGGCTATTCCTTGCGCGACCTGTATATCGGCAGCGAAGGAACGCTGGGTGTGATCACCGCCGCCACCCTCAAGCTGTATCCCTTGCCGGCCGGGCAGGACAGCGCGTTCGTGGCCTTTGCCTCCATTGAGTCGGCGCTGGCCTTTCTGTCCCTTGCGCGGCAGCGCCTGGGCGCGGCGCTGACCGCGTTCGAACTCATCGGCCAAGCCGTGCTGGCGCTGGTCGCCCGCCACGTTCCCGAGCAGCCTCAACCGCTGCCGGCGCTGGCGCAGCCCTGGTACGCCTTGCTGGAGACGTCGGGTGACGACAGCGGCGCCGCATTGCTGCAACTGGCGCAAGACGCGCTGGAGGCGGGCGTGGTGGCGGATGCCGCCGTCGCCCAAAGCCTGCAGCAGGCCAGCGCGTTCTGGCGGCTGCGCGACGAGGCCATCGGCGTGGCGCAGGCCCGTGACGGGGGCAACGTCAAACACGACATCTCGGTGCCGATTTCGCGCGTGCCCATGTTTCTGCAGAACACGGCCCAGGCGCTGCAGGCCTTGCAGCCGGGCTTGCGGCCGATGGCCTTCGGCCATTTGGGCGACGGCAACCTGCACTACAACGTGTCGCACGACCCCGGCCAGCCGGTGGCGCGCCTGTTTGAACTGGAGGAGCGCATTCACGACCTGGTGCATGCGCAGGCGCATGCCCAGGGCGGCTCGATCAGC
- a CDS encoding transporter substrate-binding domain-containing protein — MKQYRMKAAAALALAALGIGAAQADATLDRIRQRGKIVVGVDGASPPFGLLDPATGKVGGFQTELGADIARRLGVTLETVPVTASTRVQFLQAGKVDLLIANIQWTQERSEILSYAPTPYNLVGGAAMVSKKSGIKRWEDLKGKVACVSQGSNFAKPLQDTYGAVVKGLRNIPESLLALKGGSSDASVHIQPALYETLNGPNGREWSDFELATPDQLIPSPTVIWTRRNEADTRAFVDGVIRDWHKSGLLVKQAERYGVPADYLKQASIQAQAGKFESAPAEAQAKP; from the coding sequence ATGAAGCAATACCGCATGAAAGCCGCCGCCGCCCTGGCGCTGGCGGCCCTGGGCATCGGCGCCGCGCAGGCCGACGCCACGCTGGACCGGATCAGGCAGCGCGGCAAGATCGTGGTGGGGGTGGACGGGGCCAGCCCGCCGTTCGGCCTGCTGGATCCCGCCACCGGCAAGGTAGGGGGCTTTCAGACCGAACTGGGCGCGGACATCGCGCGCCGCCTGGGCGTCACCCTGGAAACGGTGCCGGTCACCGCATCCACCCGCGTGCAGTTCCTGCAGGCGGGCAAGGTGGACCTGCTGATCGCCAACATCCAGTGGACGCAGGAGCGCAGCGAAATCCTCAGCTACGCGCCCACGCCGTACAACCTGGTCGGCGGCGCCGCCATGGTTTCCAAGAAAAGCGGCATCAAGCGCTGGGAAGACCTGAAGGGCAAGGTGGCCTGCGTGTCGCAAGGCAGCAATTTCGCCAAGCCGCTGCAGGATACGTATGGCGCGGTGGTGAAGGGACTGCGCAATATTCCCGAGTCGCTGCTGGCGCTCAAGGGCGGCAGCAGCGACGCGTCGGTGCATATCCAGCCGGCGCTCTATGAAACGCTGAACGGTCCGAACGGCCGGGAATGGAGCGACTTCGAGCTGGCCACCCCGGACCAGCTGATACCGTCGCCCACCGTGATCTGGACGCGCCGCAACGAGGCGGACACGCGCGCCTTCGTGGACGGCGTGATCCGCGACTGGCACAAGAGCGGACTGCTGGTGAAGCAGGCCGAGCGCTACGGCGTGCCGGCGGATTACCTGAAGCAGGCCAGCATCCAGGCGCAAGCCGGGAAGTTCGAAAGCGCGCCGGCCGAGGCGCAGGCCAAGCCATGA